The Strigops habroptila isolate Jane chromosome 13, bStrHab1.2.pri, whole genome shotgun sequence genome contains a region encoding:
- the SAMHD1 gene encoding deoxynucleoside triphosphate triphosphohydrolase SAMHD1 isoform X2 produces the protein MDMMKVFNDPIHGHIEIHPLLVRIIDTPQFQRLRYIKQLGGTYFVFPGASHNRFEHSIGVGYLAGCLVRALKERQPELDITQRDILCVEIAGLCHDLGHGPFSHMFDGRFIPLTHPDWKWKHETASVKMFEHLITSNKLEEVMESYGLVLEEDMDFIKEQIGGPTDEAACEISWPYRGRPKEKSFLYEVVANKKNGIDVDKWDYFARDCHHLGIQNNFDYKRLLKFIRVCEVKNQRHICTRDKEVGNLYDMFHTRNCLHRRAYQHKIGNIIEIMITEALLKADKFFKIEGSGGKQYQISTAVEDMEAYTKLTDNIYLEILHSSSPELKEAREILRKIERRELYKFLGETQPKTRSEIVQNNSLAESIAKSKPEKDPPNVELKAEDFVVDVINMDYGMKEQNPIDNVLFYCKADPSKAVKISKEQVSKLLPRTFAEQVIRVYCKHQDPDIVSAAKQYFIQWCIENNFTKPPDSDVVAPHLIPMKESWNNARDDGHWTTPEPSCEQRLPFDK, from the exons atggATATGATGAAG GTTTTTAACGATCCCATTCATGGGCACATCGAAATACATCCCCTTCTGGTTCGCATCATCGACACACCACAGTTTCAGCGCCTCAGATACATTAAGCAGCTGGGTGGCActtactttgtttttccaggAGCCTCTCACAACCGCTTTGAACACTCTATAGG GGTGGGCTACTTAGCAGGATGTCTGGTTCGTGCACTGAAGGAGAGACAACCAGAACTGGATATAACCCAGCGAGACATCCTTTGTGTAGAAATTGCTGGGCTTTGTCATGATTTGG gtcATGGGCCATTTTCACACATGTTTGATGGAAGATTTATTCCACTCACTCATCCAGATTGGAAGTGGAAG CATGAAACTGCTTCTGTTAAAATGTTTGAGCACCTGATCACTTCCAATAAACTAGAAGAAGTCATGGAGTCGTATGGTCTTGTCCTGGAAGAAGATATGGACTTCATCAAGGAACAAATAGGAGGACCTACAGATGAAGCTGCATGTGAGATATCG TGGCCCTATCGTGGTCGACCAAAGGAGAAAAGTTTCCTGTATGAGGTAGTAgctaacaagaaaaatggcattGACGTTGACAAATGGGATTATTTTGCCAG GGATTGCCATCACCTAGGAATCCAGAATAATTTTGATTATAAGCGATTACTTAAATTTATTCGGGTCTGTGAAGTAAAAAACCAGAGGCACATCTGTACCCGTGACAAG GAAGTTGGAAATTTGTATGATATGTTCCACACCCGGAATTGCCTGCACCGGCGAGCGTACCAGCATAAGATTGGCAACATCATTGAAATAAT GATTACAGAAGCCCTTCTGAAAGCAGAcaagttttttaaaatagaaggcTCTGGAGGAAAACAGTACCAGATTTCTACAGCAGTGGAGGACATGGAGGCCTACACTAAGCTAACTG ATAATATCTACCTGGAAATTCTGCACTCAAGTTCTCCAGAGCTGAAGGAGGCACGAGAAATCTTGCGTAAAATAGAACGACGTGAATTATACAAGTTTTTGGGAGAGACTCAGCCTAAAACAAGGAGTGAAATTGTACAG aataacaGCCTGGCAGAAAGCATTGCTAAATCCAAGCCAGAAAAGGATCCTCCAAATGTGGAACTAAAGGCTGAAGATTTTGTAGTTGAT GTTATCAATATGGATTATGGAATGAAAGAACAGAATCCCATTGATAATGTTCTCTTCTATTGCAAGGCTGATCCTTCCAAGGCAGTCAAAATCAGTAAAGAGCAG GTTTCAAAGCTGTTACCCAGGACCTTTGCTGAGCAGGTTATTCGGGTTTATTGCAAACATCAGGATCCAGATATTgtttcagctgcaaaacagtattttattcagTGGTGCATAGAGAATAATTTCACCAAACCACCG GATAGTGATGTGGTTGCCCCTCATCTAATTCCAATGAAGGAAAGCTGGAATAACGCAAGGGATGATGGACACTGGACAACTCCAGAACCCAGCTGTGAACAGAGGCTTCCTTTTGATAAGTAA